The following coding sequences lie in one Candidatus Tanganyikabacteria bacterium genomic window:
- the rimM gene encoding 16S rRNA processing protein RimM has translation MRGEMKVEPLTPDPERLGTLGRVFAAAPGGEREALFIEAFRMTGAGPLLKFAGYDTPEAAAALKGRILEVPRAEARQPPPGEVLYADVIGMRAVHADTGEEIGRIAAVITAGNDLLEIATPEGEVFVPWVPEFVGQADLAAGTLPIRPIPGLLEP, from the coding sequence GTGCGCGGGGAGATGAAGGTGGAGCCGCTGACGCCCGATCCCGAGCGGCTGGGCACCCTCGGCCGGGTCTTCGCGGCAGCGCCAGGCGGCGAGCGGGAGGCCCTCTTCATCGAAGCGTTCCGCATGACCGGCGCCGGGCCCCTTCTCAAGTTCGCCGGCTACGACACTCCCGAGGCCGCCGCCGCGCTCAAGGGGCGCATTCTCGAGGTCCCGCGCGCCGAAGCCCGGCAGCCGCCCCCCGGCGAGGTCCTGTATGCCGACGTCATCGGCATGCGGGCGGTGCATGCCGACACCGGCGAAGAGATCGGCCGCATCGCGGCCGTCATCACGGCCGGCAACGACCTGCTCGAGATCGCGACTCCGGAGGGCGAGGTGTTCGTGCCCTGGGTGCCGGAGTTCGTGGGACAGGCCGATCTGGCTGCCGGCACGCTGCCCATCCGGCCCATCCCCGGACTGCTCGAGCCCTGA
- the folK gene encoding 2-amino-4-hydroxy-6-hydroxymethyldihydropteridine diphosphokinase, protein MATVYLSLGSNVGDRAGYLRRALAKIEKHPRIKLGIVSTFYETEPLEYPNQDWFVNAVCSVETDLPPMALLDALQGIENELRRERSIRWGPRTIDLDILYYDDQLVAEARLIIPHIRMHDRSFVLVPLAEIAPEVEHPILSLNAHELLEQLTRATEVRPLTESQATAP, encoded by the coding sequence ATGGCCACGGTTTACCTTTCGCTCGGCTCCAATGTCGGAGATCGGGCGGGTTACCTCCGGCGCGCCCTCGCGAAGATCGAGAAGCATCCCCGCATCAAGCTCGGCATCGTCTCGACGTTTTACGAGACCGAGCCCCTCGAGTACCCAAACCAGGACTGGTTCGTCAACGCGGTCTGCTCCGTTGAGACCGACCTGCCCCCGATGGCCCTCCTGGATGCGCTCCAGGGCATCGAGAACGAGTTGCGGCGCGAGCGTTCGATTCGCTGGGGCCCGCGCACCATCGACCTGGATATCCTCTACTACGACGACCAGCTGGTCGCCGAGGCGCGGCTGATCATCCCGCACATCCGCATGCACGATCGCTCCTTCGTGCTGGTGCCGCTCGCCGAGATAGCCCCCGAGGTCGAGCACCCGATCTTGAGCCTCAACGCGCACGAGTTGCTCGAGCAGCTCACCCGCGCCACGGAAGTCCGCCCGCTCACCGAATCGCAGGCCACCGCACCATAA
- the trmD gene encoding tRNA (guanosine(37)-N1)-methyltransferase TrmD — MRIDVLTLFPGMFRGPLDESIVKRAQAAGLVAIDLVDMRRYAKDRHRTVDDRPFGGGPGMVIKPDIVFEAVEDLVPEIRARPAAPLEALPRGTRIILTDPQGKRFDQAAAVDLAQMRHLVVLCGHYEGIDERVREHLVTDAFSIGDVVLTGGELAAMVMIDAVVRLLPGAVGKEASPREDSFFAGVLDHPHYTRPADFRGWSVPDILVSGHHREVAKWRRRQALERTAALRPDLLESAPLTPAERRWLADLAAARGYDGNNKG; from the coding sequence CTGCGCATCGACGTCCTGACGCTCTTCCCCGGGATGTTCCGGGGTCCGCTCGACGAGAGCATCGTGAAGCGGGCGCAGGCCGCGGGTCTGGTGGCGATCGATCTGGTGGACATGCGCCGGTACGCCAAGGATCGGCACCGGACGGTGGACGATCGGCCCTTCGGCGGGGGCCCCGGGATGGTGATCAAGCCGGACATCGTGTTCGAGGCCGTCGAGGACCTGGTCCCCGAGATCCGCGCGCGGCCCGCCGCTCCGCTGGAAGCGCTGCCTCGAGGCACACGCATCATCCTGACCGATCCCCAGGGCAAGCGCTTCGACCAGGCCGCCGCGGTGGATTTGGCGCAGATGCGCCACCTGGTGGTGCTATGCGGCCACTACGAGGGCATCGACGAACGGGTCCGGGAGCACCTGGTGACCGACGCCTTCTCCATCGGCGACGTGGTCCTCACCGGCGGCGAACTGGCCGCGATGGTCATGATCGACGCGGTGGTCCGCCTGCTACCCGGGGCGGTCGGCAAGGAAGCCTCGCCGCGGGAGGACAGCTTCTTCGCGGGCGTCCTCGACCACCCGCACTACACGCGCCCCGCGGACTTCCGGGGCTGGTCGGTCCCCGACATCCTCGTCTCGGGTCACCACCGGGAAGTCGCGAAATGGCGCCGCCGGCAAGCCCTCGAACGCACCGCCGCGCTGCGGCCCGACCTCCTGGAAAGCGCGCCCCTGACCCCCGCCGAACGCCGCTGGCTGGCCGACCTCGCGGCGGCCCGGGGTTACGATGGGAACAACAAGGGGTAA
- a CDS encoding YlqD family protein — MAQVLSLRRQVLIKAIVTDQFKQQATAELQTALSQVDEQFQQLEFQAKRALQDLEKKNPEQLPMLRSQIEEDRGRLLAAKNDLLQKLNVIGQLEINQEFVQGNVDNFVDVGVGDNLYAKLAAPEIVVKDGVVVEIRTHDVSPIVRA, encoded by the coding sequence ATGGCTCAAGTTCTCAGCCTCCGCCGCCAGGTCCTCATCAAGGCGATCGTCACCGACCAGTTCAAGCAGCAAGCCACCGCCGAGTTGCAGACCGCGCTCTCGCAGGTCGACGAGCAGTTCCAGCAGCTCGAGTTCCAGGCCAAGCGCGCCCTGCAGGACCTCGAGAAGAAGAACCCGGAGCAACTGCCGATGCTCCGCAGCCAGATCGAGGAGGATCGGGGCCGCCTCCTGGCCGCGAAGAACGACCTCCTGCAAAAGCTCAACGTCATCGGCCAGCTCGAGATCAACCAGGAGTTCGTGCAGGGCAATGTCGACAATTTCGTCGACGTAGGAGTCGGCGACAATCTGTATGCCAAGCTCGCCGCGCCGGAAATCGTCGTCAAGGACGGCGTCGTCGTCGAAATCCGCACGCACGACGTCAGCCCCATCGTCCGCGCCTAG
- a CDS encoding SLBB domain-containing protein gives MQLVWFVLIWVASLAMAAPGGAQAAPEPALVESRVIVHVSGAVRRPGLYRLPPGARVADAIQTAGGALRGAGLADLDLAAALRDGESVR, from the coding sequence ATGCAGCTTGTCTGGTTCGTATTGATCTGGGTGGCCTCACTCGCGATGGCTGCCCCGGGGGGCGCCCAAGCGGCGCCCGAGCCCGCCCTGGTAGAGTCGCGGGTGATCGTCCACGTGTCCGGCGCGGTCCGCCGGCCCGGCCTGTATCGCCTGCCGCCGGGGGCCCGCGTCGCGGACGCCATCCAGACGGCGGGCGGCGCGCTGCGGGGGGCCGGCTTGGCGGATCTGGACCTGGCGGCTGCCCTGCGCGACGGGGAGTCCGTCCG
- a CDS encoding methionyl-tRNA formyltransferase gives MPDLVFMGTPAFAVPSLRALVDAGYRVKAAVTQPDKPAGRGQKLQAPAVKLFAQECGIPVLQPGRLRKEPESVAALRESRPDAIVVVAFGQILPQDVLDIPPLGCINVHGSLLPAYRGAGPIQWALINGERLTGVTTMLMDAGMDTGPMFLKAEMPIQPEDDAGSLGARMAEVGAKLLIETLEQYFAGGLAAVPQPADGVSMAPMLKKEDGLLDWSQPAGRLHDRIRGLTPWPGAYTTLAGEPVKVHKAEIIRDAAGRPGELLDLTPDGWVIGTCQDALLLRTIQLPGRRPQEAAEAARGLRHLAPGRFLGSDAAVSL, from the coding sequence ATGCCCGATCTCGTCTTCATGGGGACGCCGGCCTTCGCGGTGCCTTCGCTGCGCGCCCTGGTGGATGCGGGATACCGGGTGAAAGCCGCCGTGACCCAGCCCGACAAGCCGGCCGGCCGTGGACAGAAGCTGCAGGCGCCGGCCGTCAAGCTGTTCGCCCAGGAGTGCGGGATCCCGGTGCTGCAGCCCGGGCGGCTGCGCAAGGAGCCCGAGTCGGTGGCGGCATTGCGGGAGTCGCGACCCGACGCCATCGTGGTCGTGGCGTTCGGGCAGATTCTCCCGCAGGACGTCCTGGACATCCCGCCGCTCGGCTGCATCAACGTGCATGGCTCGCTCCTCCCGGCCTACCGAGGGGCCGGTCCCATCCAGTGGGCGCTGATCAACGGCGAGCGGCTCACCGGCGTGACCACCATGCTCATGGACGCCGGCATGGACACCGGGCCCATGTTCCTCAAGGCCGAGATGCCGATCCAGCCCGAGGATGACGCGGGCTCGCTCGGCGCGCGGATGGCCGAGGTCGGCGCGAAACTGCTGATCGAGACGCTCGAGCAGTACTTCGCCGGCGGCCTGGCGGCCGTTCCCCAGCCCGCCGACGGCGTGTCCATGGCACCCATGCTCAAGAAGGAAGACGGCCTGCTCGACTGGTCGCAGCCGGCCGGGCGCCTCCACGACCGCATCCGTGGCCTCACGCCGTGGCCCGGGGCTTACACGACCCTGGCCGGCGAGCCGGTGAAGGTCCACAAGGCGGAGATCATCCGGGATGCCGCGGGCCGGCCGGGCGAACTGCTCGATCTGACGCCCGACGGCTGGGTGATCGGCACGTGCCAGGACGCGCTACTCCTGCGCACGATCCAGTTGCCCGGCCGGAGACCGCAGGAGGCGGCGGAGGCGGCGCGGGGGCTGCGCCACCTGGCGCCCGGCCGGTTTCTGGGATCGGACGCCGCGGTCTCGCTGTAG
- a CDS encoding roadblock/LC7 domain-containing protein codes for MINRVLTNFVVTEEGINRIRKLMHELVSDVDALAALLVEKSGQIIATDGDTQGLDVQAIASLVSGAFASTRAVARLIGETEFQAMFQQGDKASIFMYALGTNDILVVVFNDISKTGLVKVQTQQTAVALSAEISQMQGPRS; via the coding sequence ATGATCAACCGCGTACTGACCAACTTCGTCGTTACCGAGGAGGGCATCAACCGCATCCGCAAGCTGATGCACGAGCTCGTCTCGGACGTCGACGCGCTTGCCGCGCTGCTGGTCGAGAAGTCCGGCCAGATCATCGCCACCGACGGCGATACGCAGGGGCTCGACGTGCAGGCCATCGCCTCGCTGGTCAGCGGCGCATTCGCCTCGACCCGGGCCGTCGCCCGCCTGATCGGCGAGACGGAGTTCCAGGCCATGTTCCAGCAGGGCGACAAGGCGTCCATCTTCATGTACGCCCTGGGCACCAACGACATCCTGGTGGTCGTGTTCAACGACATCAGCAAGACCGGCTTGGTCAAGGTGCAGACCCAGCAGACGGCGGTCGCCCTGTCGGCTGAGATCAGCCAGATGCAGGGCCCCAGGAGCTAA